The Chanos chanos chromosome 6, fChaCha1.1, whole genome shotgun sequence genome includes a region encoding these proteins:
- the tmem183a gene encoding transmembrane protein 183A isoform X2 gives MPKKGNRKRLKFRAEDVCSESVTVADYANADPAVVKSGRVKKAVANAIEKEVKLLCGLEASQGPVQEVLSSLSGGGRESSDDFDSEEGDGEAKGTRKKKNKRRKVTDGREYPIDIWLVLAAYIRPEDVCKFALICKNAWAVTCTAAFWTRLYKRHYSLDVELPARLQPEAIEKMQCLRARVIRSLFLLYEPFSLRVSKCPALPESTPTTLLNSKCLLFWVNKITGSRPDPLWEFNFKFVKQPDKGKNGCDRGLQLPKQYKDVHTNPDSDCYLLRVTTLNFIFTSVVMGMTLTLFTINVSTDMRHHRVRLEFQDSPVIRGKKLRRDQGIQVVLDPVHSVLLMDWWHPQYPTSLRT, from the exons ATGCCCAAGAAAGGGAACAGAAAACGGCTGAAATTTCGAGCCGAAGATGTTTGCTCGGAGTCAG TGACTGTGGCTGACTATGCCAACGCCGATCCAGCCGTTGTGAAGTCTGGGAGAGTGAAAAAGGCTGTTGCCAATGCTATAGAAAAAGAAG TGAAATTGCTTTGCGGACTCGAGGCCTCTCAGGGCCCAGTTCAGGAAGTGCTCTCATCATTGAGTGGAGGGGGACGCGAGAGCAGCGACGACTTTGATTCCGAGGAAGGGGACGGCGAAGCCAAAGGTACCCgcaaaaagaagaacaagagaCGTAAAG TTACTGATGGAAGGGAGTATCCCATTGACATTTGGCTGGTTTTAGCTGCTTACATTCGACCAGAAGATGTCTGCAAATTTGCTCTGATCTGCAAGAATGCCTGGGCAGTTACTTGCACTGCAGCATTCTGGACACGGCTCTATAAAag ACACTACAGTCTTGATGTAGAACTTCCTGCACGACTCCAGCCTGAAGCAATTGAGAAGATGCAGTGTCTTCGTGCCCGAGTGATTCgctctctgttcctcttgtATGAACCATTTAGCTTGCGGGTGTCTAAATGTCCCGCCCTGCCTGAGTCCACACCCACTACATTACTTAATTCCAAG tgtttgctgttttggGTCAACAAGATCACTGGAAGTAGGCCTGATCCTTTGTGGGAATTCAACTTCAAGTTTGTTAAGCAA CCAGACAAGGGCAAGAACGGATGTGACCGAGGTCTTCAGTTGCCCAAACAGTACAAAGATGTCCACACTAACCCCGACTCAGACTGCTATCTGTTACGGGTCACCACTCTCAACTTCATCTTCACCTCTGTTGTAATGGGCATGACACTGACCCTG TTCACAATCAATGTGAGTACAGATATGAGACACCACCGTGTACGTCTGGAGTTCCAGGATTCCCCAGTGATACGAGGGAAGAAGCTAAGACGCGATCAGGGTATTCAGGTGGTGTTGGATCCTGTCCACAGTGTGCTTCTCATGGACTGGTGGCACCCACAGTATCCCACATCTTTACGCACTTAG
- the tmem183a gene encoding transmembrane protein 183A isoform X1, which produces MPKKGNRKRLKFRAEDVCSESVTVADYANADPAVVKSGRVKKAVANAIEKEVKLLCGLEASQGPVQEVLSSLSGGGRESSDDFDSEEGDGEAKGTRKKKNKRRKENSEVTDGREYPIDIWLVLAAYIRPEDVCKFALICKNAWAVTCTAAFWTRLYKRHYSLDVELPARLQPEAIEKMQCLRARVIRSLFLLYEPFSLRVSKCPALPESTPTTLLNSKCLLFWVNKITGSRPDPLWEFNFKFVKQPDKGKNGCDRGLQLPKQYKDVHTNPDSDCYLLRVTTLNFIFTSVVMGMTLTLFTINVSTDMRHHRVRLEFQDSPVIRGKKLRRDQGIQVVLDPVHSVLLMDWWHPQYPTSLRT; this is translated from the exons ATGCCCAAGAAAGGGAACAGAAAACGGCTGAAATTTCGAGCCGAAGATGTTTGCTCGGAGTCAG TGACTGTGGCTGACTATGCCAACGCCGATCCAGCCGTTGTGAAGTCTGGGAGAGTGAAAAAGGCTGTTGCCAATGCTATAGAAAAAGAAG TGAAATTGCTTTGCGGACTCGAGGCCTCTCAGGGCCCAGTTCAGGAAGTGCTCTCATCATTGAGTGGAGGGGGACGCGAGAGCAGCGACGACTTTGATTCCGAGGAAGGGGACGGCGAAGCCAAAGGTACCCgcaaaaagaagaacaagagaCGTAAAG AAAACAGTGAAGTTACTGATGGAAGGGAGTATCCCATTGACATTTGGCTGGTTTTAGCTGCTTACATTCGACCAGAAGATGTCTGCAAATTTGCTCTGATCTGCAAGAATGCCTGGGCAGTTACTTGCACTGCAGCATTCTGGACACGGCTCTATAAAag ACACTACAGTCTTGATGTAGAACTTCCTGCACGACTCCAGCCTGAAGCAATTGAGAAGATGCAGTGTCTTCGTGCCCGAGTGATTCgctctctgttcctcttgtATGAACCATTTAGCTTGCGGGTGTCTAAATGTCCCGCCCTGCCTGAGTCCACACCCACTACATTACTTAATTCCAAG tgtttgctgttttggGTCAACAAGATCACTGGAAGTAGGCCTGATCCTTTGTGGGAATTCAACTTCAAGTTTGTTAAGCAA CCAGACAAGGGCAAGAACGGATGTGACCGAGGTCTTCAGTTGCCCAAACAGTACAAAGATGTCCACACTAACCCCGACTCAGACTGCTATCTGTTACGGGTCACCACTCTCAACTTCATCTTCACCTCTGTTGTAATGGGCATGACACTGACCCTG TTCACAATCAATGTGAGTACAGATATGAGACACCACCGTGTACGTCTGGAGTTCCAGGATTCCCCAGTGATACGAGGGAAGAAGCTAAGACGCGATCAGGGTATTCAGGTGGTGTTGGATCCTGTCCACAGTGTGCTTCTCATGGACTGGTGGCACCCACAGTATCCCACATCTTTACGCACTTAG
- the tmem183a gene encoding transmembrane protein 183A isoform X3, with protein sequence MPKKGNRKRLKFRAEDVCSESVTVADYANADPAVVKSGRVKKAVANAIEKEVKLLCGLEASQGPVQEVLSSLSGGGRESSDDFDSEEGDGEAKGTRKKKNKRRKENSEVTDGREYPIDIWLVLAAYIRPEDVCKFALICKNAWAVTCTAAFWTRLYKRHYSLDVELPARLQPEAIEKMQCLRARVIRSLFLLYEPFSLRVSKCPALPESTPTTLLNSKCLLFWVNKITGSRPDPLWEFNFKFVKQTRARTDVTEVFSCPNSTKMSTLTPTQTAICYGSPLSTSSSPLL encoded by the exons ATGCCCAAGAAAGGGAACAGAAAACGGCTGAAATTTCGAGCCGAAGATGTTTGCTCGGAGTCAG TGACTGTGGCTGACTATGCCAACGCCGATCCAGCCGTTGTGAAGTCTGGGAGAGTGAAAAAGGCTGTTGCCAATGCTATAGAAAAAGAAG TGAAATTGCTTTGCGGACTCGAGGCCTCTCAGGGCCCAGTTCAGGAAGTGCTCTCATCATTGAGTGGAGGGGGACGCGAGAGCAGCGACGACTTTGATTCCGAGGAAGGGGACGGCGAAGCCAAAGGTACCCgcaaaaagaagaacaagagaCGTAAAG AAAACAGTGAAGTTACTGATGGAAGGGAGTATCCCATTGACATTTGGCTGGTTTTAGCTGCTTACATTCGACCAGAAGATGTCTGCAAATTTGCTCTGATCTGCAAGAATGCCTGGGCAGTTACTTGCACTGCAGCATTCTGGACACGGCTCTATAAAag ACACTACAGTCTTGATGTAGAACTTCCTGCACGACTCCAGCCTGAAGCAATTGAGAAGATGCAGTGTCTTCGTGCCCGAGTGATTCgctctctgttcctcttgtATGAACCATTTAGCTTGCGGGTGTCTAAATGTCCCGCCCTGCCTGAGTCCACACCCACTACATTACTTAATTCCAAG tgtttgctgttttggGTCAACAAGATCACTGGAAGTAGGCCTGATCCTTTGTGGGAATTCAACTTCAAGTTTGTTAAGCAA ACAAGGGCAAGAACGGATGTGACCGAGGTCTTCAGTTGCCCAAACAGTACAAAGATGTCCACACTAACCCCGACTCAGACTGCTATCTGTTACGGGTCACCACTCTCAACTTCATCTTCACCTCTGTTGTAA